From a single Thermothielavioides terrestris NRRL 8126 chromosome 1, complete sequence genomic region:
- a CDS encoding uncharacterized protein (Same as Protein ID 2114996 Gene model fgenesh_kz1_kg.chromosome_2_#_3836_#_18523) encodes MASAASQGDAGGEYWPIHIARSDGQGYTKLDHTALSPDNDADVAQLERWEVIVAGHLQNQVGPQGDTRQYKLAGFPRGYELRCALRKDGGRDYYLYGHPAGPKANYRTPGEFALHALWLVSDSADISQCPCDLCPKLLEKLRAAEERYQGANAAVAQGPATVAQAPPAAPRPTPSQQAPQQRQQQQQQQQQQQQQQHQDQLPPPGTTSLTNVFRVGELVWYKHTAWRLGVILSIAAIPGTFPNQDTPDSGYHFTLAPLGHALLGQPNLVKDCQSMRPFLTFSVPGTSPDELRDKTFDTVDWQALIARYSQDPDPEKRAINRQVLGLEASKMGARAINDAFSTFDLRAQGLTPDGAFHVQHYGGVYLGAEMVRVGDPIRVTAQPTSGIPDQTVAGDIPPDAALVMLVSEIEVLTPTAPTPTTTPTRLQFRGNLYRPIRAPTTAPPTNAVPADSLGPVFIEELKTRNAIERDPGARWTWVLAAARAVRGEPDVQGRFYVTERLMGVIEPARYAAWAQRGLLEEAPAYLNNRGHSGGGAFAGRRPGRRAMLGDAVAAAFIVPEGMVEN; translated from the exons ATGGCAAGTGCAGCATCACAAGGCGACGCTGGTGGCGAGTACTGGCCGATCCACATCGCGCGCAGCGATGGCCAGGGATACACGAAGCTGGACCACACGGCGCTGAGCCCGGACAATGACGCCGATGTGGCCCAGCTCGAGCGCTGGGAGGTCATCGTGGCCGGCCATCTGCAGAACCAGGTCGGCCCACAGGGCGACA CGCGCCAGTACAAGCTCGCCGGCTTCCCCAGGGGCTACGAGCTGCGGTGCGCCCTCAGAAAGGATGGCGGTCGGGACTACTACCTGTACGGCCATCCGGCAGGCCCCAAGGCCAACTaccgcacccccggcgagTTCGCCCTGCATGCCTTGTGGCTGGTCAGCGACTCGGCCGACATCAGCCAGTGTCCCTGCGACCTGTGCCCCAAACTTCTCGAGAAGCTGAGGGCTGCCGAGGAGAGGTACCAGGGCGCGAATGCAGCCGTTGCTCAAGGACCCGCCACGGTGGCCCAGGCTCCCCCCGCTGCGCccaggccgacgccgtctCAGCAGGCCCCCCagcaacgacaacaacaacaacagcagcagcagcagcagcagcagcagcagcaccaggaTCAGCTTCCGCCTCCAGGGACGACCAGCCTGACCAACGTCTTCCGCGTCGGCGAACTGGTTTGGTACAAGCACACAGCCTGGCGTCTAGGCGTGATCCTCTCCATCGCCGCGATCCCCGGCACATTCCCCAACCAAGATACGCCCGATTCTGGCTACCATTTCACCCTCGCTCCGTTGGGTCACGCCCTGCTGGGGCAGCCAAATCTGGTCAAAGACTGCCAATCCATGCGACCGTTCCTCACCTTCAGCGTCCCCGGCACGAGCCCGGACGAGCTCAGGGACAAGACGTTTGACACGGTCGACTGGCAGGCCCTGATCGCCCGCTACTCGCAAGACCCGGACCCGGAGAAGCGCGCCATCAACCGCCAGGTGCTCGGCCTGGAAGCCTCCAAGATGGGCGCCCGTGCCATCAACGACGCGTTTTCCACCTTCGACCTCCGCGCCCAGGGCCTTACGCCCGACGGCGCCTTCCACGTGCAGCATTACGGCGGCGTctacctcggcgccgagatggTCCGCGTCGGCGACCCCATCCGCGTCACGGCGCAGCCAACCTCCGGCATCCCGGACCAGACCGTCGCCGGCGACATACCCCCggacgccgccctcgtcatGCTCGTTAGCGAGATCGAAGTCCTCACACCGACcgccccgaccccgaccacCACACCGACGCGCCTCCAATTTAGAGGCAACCTCTACCGGCCAATCCGCgcccccaccaccgccccccCGACCAACGCCGTCCCGGCCGACTCGCTCGGCCCTGTCTTCATTGAGGAGCTCAAGACGCGCAACGCGATCGAGCGAGACCCGGGCGCGCGCTGGACCTG GgtcctcgcggcggcgcgggccgtGCGCGGCGAGCCCGACGTGCAGGGCCGCTTCTACGTGACCGAGCGGCTGATGGGCGTCATCGAGCCGGCGCGCTACGCCGCCTGggcgcagcgcggcctgctcgaggaggcgcCCGCGTACCTGAACAACCGCGGgcacagcggcggcggcgcgttcgcgggtcggcggcccggccggcgggcgaTGCTGGGGGacgcggtcgcggcggcgtTCATCGTGCCGGAGGGGATGGTGGAGAATTGA